In Bacillus rossius redtenbacheri isolate Brsri chromosome 15, Brsri_v3, whole genome shotgun sequence, one genomic interval encodes:
- the LOC134539549 gene encoding putative divalent cation/proton antiporter TMEM165 has translation MLKHAAVLLSICLALGTLVICEKEPVENVKTEGSPSLRGHILDKEDVSTTGEREKVAANMGFIHAFVASLTVIIVSEIGDKTFFIASIMAMRHPRLTVFAGAISALAFMTVLSVAFGWLATMVPRALTYYVSTALFAIFGLKMLKDGCSMSASEGQEEFEEVQQDLRKREEEFDKEASASIVQDPESGVIRKLSKQTVMVLFSRIFVQSFTLTFLAEWGDRSQLATIILAAKEDVVGVTMGGFVGHSLCTGLAVLGGRMVAQRISVKSVTILGGVVFLLFAVTALFFDPSEQ, from the exons ATGTTGAAGCATGCAGCCGTGCTTTTGAGCATTTGCTTAGCTCTGGGGACGCTCGTGATCTGTGAGAAGGAGCCCGTTGAAAATGTGAAGACAGAAGGTTCCCCTTCGTTG CGCGGACACATACTGGACAAGGAGGATGTGTCCACCACGGGAGAGCGGGAGAAGGTCGCAGCCAACATGGGCTTCATCCACGCCTTTGTCGCGTCTCTGACGGTGATCATCGTCTCGGAGATAGGAGACAAGACGTTCTTCATCGCCAGCATCATGGCCATGCGACATCCGCGCCTCACCGTCTTCGCGGGAGCGATATCCGCTCTGGCGTTCATGACAGTTTTATCAG TGGCGTTCGGCTGGCTGGCGACGATGGTGCCCCGGGCGCTCACCTACTACGTCTCCACGGCGCTGTTCGCCATCTTCGGCCTGAAGATGCTGAAGGACGGCTGCTCCATGTCGGCCAGCGAGGGCCAGGAGGAGTTCGAGGAGGTGCAGCAGGACCTCAGGAAGCGCGAGGAGGAG TTTGACAAAGAAGCGAGTGCGTCCATAGTGCAGGATCCGGAATCCGGGGTGATCCGCAAGCTCTCGAAACAGACTGTAATGGTGCTGTTTTCCAGGATATTTGTCCAGTCGTTCACTCTTACTTTCCTGGCAGAGTGGGGTGACCGGTCGCAGCTAGCTACCATCATCTTGGCAGCCAAAGAG GACGTGGTGGGGGTGACCATGGGCGGCTTCGTGGGCCACTCGCTGTGCACGGGGCTGGCCGTGCTCGGCGGGCGGATGGTCGCGCAGAGGATATCCGTCAAGTCAG TCACGATCCTGGGAGGCGTGGTGTTCCTGCTGTTCGCCGTGACCGCGCTGTTCTTCGACCCGAGCGAGCAGTGA